From Dendropsophus ebraccatus isolate aDenEbr1 chromosome 2, aDenEbr1.pat, whole genome shotgun sequence, a single genomic window includes:
- the ADHFE1 gene encoding hydroxyacid-oxoacid transhydrogenase, mitochondrial isoform X2, which produces MAAGRDKVIHLLKQLHRASCRCPAHSHTYSQAPSSQITTEYAFEMAVSNIRYGEGVTKEVGMDLQNMGARNVCVMTDKNLASLPPVQAVIDSLTKSSINFCLYDKVRVEPTDTSFIDAIQFAKSGSFDAYVAVGGGSVMDTCKAANLYASSPDAEFLDYVNAPIGKGKPVTATLKPLIAVPTTSGTGSETTGIAIFDYEELKAKTGIGSRAIKPTLGLIDPEHTLHMPERVVANSGFDVLCHSLESYTAIPYNMRSPSPTNPINRPAYQGSNPISDVWAKHALRIVAKYLKRHGMSYPIAGMVKKYRAKDYNVDHPIVPHGLSVVLTSPAVFTFTAAMCPERHLEAAEILGADVRTAKMKDAGLILADTLRKFLFDLNVDDGLAAVGYSTADIPALVKGTLPQERVTKLSPRQHTEEDLSKLFEASMKLY; this is translated from the exons ATGGCTGCTGGACGAGATAAAGTGATTCACCTCCTGAAACAGCTGCACAGAGCATC GTGCAGATGTCCAGCCCATTCTCACACGTACTCCCAAG CTCCATCATCTCAGATAACAACAGAATATGCATTTGAG ATGGCTGTTTCGAACATCAGATATGGAGAAGGTGTAACAAAAGAAGTGGGAATG GATTTGCAGAATATGGGTGCAAGAAATGTTTGTGTGATGACAGACAAGAACCTTGCATCTCTGCCTCCTGTTCAAGCTGTGATCGATTCACTGACAAAGAGCAGCATCAACTTCTGCTTGTATGACAAGGTCAGGGTGGAGCCCACAGATACAAG CTTCATCGATGCAATACAGTTCGCAAAGAGTGGGTCATTTGATGCCTATGTCGCTGTCGGAGGTGGCTCTGTGATGGACACCTGTAAGGCAGCAAACCTATACGCATCTAGTCCTGATGCTGAATTTTTGGACTATGTGAATGCCCCTATTGGAAAAGGAAAACCAGTAACTGCGACTCTTAAGCCACTTATTGCAG TCCCAACGACCTCTGGAACCGGAAGTGAAACCACTGGGATTGCAATCTTTGACTATGAAGAACTTAAAGCAAAAACTG GTATTGGATCAAGAGCCATAAAGCCAACTCTTGGACTGATCGACCCAGAGCACACATTACACATGCCAGAGAGAGTAGTTGCCAATAGTGGATTTGATGTGCTATG CCATTCACTGGAATCCTACACTGCGATCCCATATAACATGCGCAGCCCTTCTCCTACCAATCCCATCAACCGCCCGGCCTACCAGGGCAGTAACCCCATCAGTGATGTGTGGGCCAAACACGCACTGAGGATTGTGGCTAAGTACTTGAAGCG CCATGGGATGTCATATCCAATTGCCGGGATGGTGAAGAAGTACAGAGCCAAGGATTACAACGTGGATCACCCAATAGTG CCTCATGGACTTTCAGTAGTGCTCACTTCTCCAGCCGTATTTACCTTCACTGCAGCCATGTGCCCAGAGCGCCACCTAGAGGCAGCAGAGATACTTG gGGCTGACGTCCGGACTGCCAAAATGAAAGACGCTGGGCTTATCTTGGCAGACACTTTACGGAAATTTCTCTTCGATTTGAATGTAGATGATGGCTTGGCCGCTGTGGGATACAGTACAGCAGATATTCCTGCATTAGTCAAAGGAACTTTGCCTCAG
- the ADHFE1 gene encoding hydroxyacid-oxoacid transhydrogenase, mitochondrial isoform X1 — translation MAAGRDKVIHLLKQLHRASCRCPAHSHTYSQAPSSQITTEYAFEMAVSNIRYGEGVTKEVGMDLQNMGARNVCVMTDKNLASLPPVQAVIDSLTKSSINFCLYDKVRVEPTDTSFIDAIQFAKSGSFDAYVAVGGGSVMDTCKAANLYASSPDAEFLDYVNAPIGKGKPVTATLKPLIAVPTTSGTGSETTGIAIFDYEELKAKTGIGSRAIKPTLGLIDPEHTLHMPERVVANSGFDVLCHSLESYTAIPYNMRSPSPTNPINRPAYQGSNPISDVWAKHALRIVAKYLKRAVINPDDREARFSMHLASSFAGIGFGNAGVHLCHGMSYPIAGMVKKYRAKDYNVDHPIVPHGLSVVLTSPAVFTFTAAMCPERHLEAAEILGADVRTAKMKDAGLILADTLRKFLFDLNVDDGLAAVGYSTADIPALVKGTLPQERVTKLSPRQHTEEDLSKLFEASMKLY, via the exons ATGGCTGCTGGACGAGATAAAGTGATTCACCTCCTGAAACAGCTGCACAGAGCATC GTGCAGATGTCCAGCCCATTCTCACACGTACTCCCAAG CTCCATCATCTCAGATAACAACAGAATATGCATTTGAG ATGGCTGTTTCGAACATCAGATATGGAGAAGGTGTAACAAAAGAAGTGGGAATG GATTTGCAGAATATGGGTGCAAGAAATGTTTGTGTGATGACAGACAAGAACCTTGCATCTCTGCCTCCTGTTCAAGCTGTGATCGATTCACTGACAAAGAGCAGCATCAACTTCTGCTTGTATGACAAGGTCAGGGTGGAGCCCACAGATACAAG CTTCATCGATGCAATACAGTTCGCAAAGAGTGGGTCATTTGATGCCTATGTCGCTGTCGGAGGTGGCTCTGTGATGGACACCTGTAAGGCAGCAAACCTATACGCATCTAGTCCTGATGCTGAATTTTTGGACTATGTGAATGCCCCTATTGGAAAAGGAAAACCAGTAACTGCGACTCTTAAGCCACTTATTGCAG TCCCAACGACCTCTGGAACCGGAAGTGAAACCACTGGGATTGCAATCTTTGACTATGAAGAACTTAAAGCAAAAACTG GTATTGGATCAAGAGCCATAAAGCCAACTCTTGGACTGATCGACCCAGAGCACACATTACACATGCCAGAGAGAGTAGTTGCCAATAGTGGATTTGATGTGCTATG CCATTCACTGGAATCCTACACTGCGATCCCATATAACATGCGCAGCCCTTCTCCTACCAATCCCATCAACCGCCCGGCCTACCAGGGCAGTAACCCCATCAGTGATGTGTGGGCCAAACACGCACTGAGGATTGTGGCTAAGTACTTGAAGCG AGCTGTTATAAACCCGGATGACCGTGAAGCTCGATTCTCTATGCATCTGGCAAGTTCATTTGCTGGAATAGGCTTTGGGAATGCAGGGGTCCATCTCTG CCATGGGATGTCATATCCAATTGCCGGGATGGTGAAGAAGTACAGAGCCAAGGATTACAACGTGGATCACCCAATAGTG CCTCATGGACTTTCAGTAGTGCTCACTTCTCCAGCCGTATTTACCTTCACTGCAGCCATGTGCCCAGAGCGCCACCTAGAGGCAGCAGAGATACTTG gGGCTGACGTCCGGACTGCCAAAATGAAAGACGCTGGGCTTATCTTGGCAGACACTTTACGGAAATTTCTCTTCGATTTGAATGTAGATGATGGCTTGGCCGCTGTGGGATACAGTACAGCAGATATTCCTGCATTAGTCAAAGGAACTTTGCCTCAG
- the ADHFE1 gene encoding hydroxyacid-oxoacid transhydrogenase, mitochondrial isoform X3, with the protein MGARNVCVMTDKNLASLPPVQAVIDSLTKSSINFCLYDKVRVEPTDTSFIDAIQFAKSGSFDAYVAVGGGSVMDTCKAANLYASSPDAEFLDYVNAPIGKGKPVTATLKPLIAVPTTSGTGSETTGIAIFDYEELKAKTGIGSRAIKPTLGLIDPEHTLHMPERVVANSGFDVLCHSLESYTAIPYNMRSPSPTNPINRPAYQGSNPISDVWAKHALRIVAKYLKRAVINPDDREARFSMHLASSFAGIGFGNAGVHLCHGMSYPIAGMVKKYRAKDYNVDHPIVPHGLSVVLTSPAVFTFTAAMCPERHLEAAEILGADVRTAKMKDAGLILADTLRKFLFDLNVDDGLAAVGYSTADIPALVKGTLPQERVTKLSPRQHTEEDLSKLFEASMKLY; encoded by the exons ATGGGTGCAAGAAATGTTTGTGTGATGACAGACAAGAACCTTGCATCTCTGCCTCCTGTTCAAGCTGTGATCGATTCACTGACAAAGAGCAGCATCAACTTCTGCTTGTATGACAAGGTCAGGGTGGAGCCCACAGATACAAG CTTCATCGATGCAATACAGTTCGCAAAGAGTGGGTCATTTGATGCCTATGTCGCTGTCGGAGGTGGCTCTGTGATGGACACCTGTAAGGCAGCAAACCTATACGCATCTAGTCCTGATGCTGAATTTTTGGACTATGTGAATGCCCCTATTGGAAAAGGAAAACCAGTAACTGCGACTCTTAAGCCACTTATTGCAG TCCCAACGACCTCTGGAACCGGAAGTGAAACCACTGGGATTGCAATCTTTGACTATGAAGAACTTAAAGCAAAAACTG GTATTGGATCAAGAGCCATAAAGCCAACTCTTGGACTGATCGACCCAGAGCACACATTACACATGCCAGAGAGAGTAGTTGCCAATAGTGGATTTGATGTGCTATG CCATTCACTGGAATCCTACACTGCGATCCCATATAACATGCGCAGCCCTTCTCCTACCAATCCCATCAACCGCCCGGCCTACCAGGGCAGTAACCCCATCAGTGATGTGTGGGCCAAACACGCACTGAGGATTGTGGCTAAGTACTTGAAGCG AGCTGTTATAAACCCGGATGACCGTGAAGCTCGATTCTCTATGCATCTGGCAAGTTCATTTGCTGGAATAGGCTTTGGGAATGCAGGGGTCCATCTCTG CCATGGGATGTCATATCCAATTGCCGGGATGGTGAAGAAGTACAGAGCCAAGGATTACAACGTGGATCACCCAATAGTG CCTCATGGACTTTCAGTAGTGCTCACTTCTCCAGCCGTATTTACCTTCACTGCAGCCATGTGCCCAGAGCGCCACCTAGAGGCAGCAGAGATACTTG gGGCTGACGTCCGGACTGCCAAAATGAAAGACGCTGGGCTTATCTTGGCAGACACTTTACGGAAATTTCTCTTCGATTTGAATGTAGATGATGGCTTGGCCGCTGTGGGATACAGTACAGCAGATATTCCTGCATTAGTCAAAGGAACTTTGCCTCAG